The DNA window AGGTGTTTGGTCTGCTGGAGCAGACTGCCGATTTTCTGTTGGCCGACAGGATACTGATGTATCATTCGCTCCCTGATGAGCTGTCGACCCATGAGTTCATACGCAAATGGTGTGGCCGCAAGCACTTCTATCTTCCGCGCGTCAATGGAGTGAATCTTGAAATACTTCCGTATGACGAATCTCGTCTGGCTCTCGGTTCATTTCACATCGAAGAGCCTACCGGCAATGATATGTCGGCAATTGACGATATTGAAATGATTGTCGTTCCGGCTGTCGCCTACGACCGCAGCGGTAACCGTGTCGGACGTGGAAAAGGATACTATGACCGTCTGCTTGCCGATAGCCGTGCCCGGAAAGTAGGCGTGGCCTATGATTTCCAGCTTGTCGACGAGATAGATTCCGAGCCTCACGATGTCCGCGTAGATGTTGTCATCACCGAGAGCAATCATATAATAATCCGTAAGCGTTGACAGTAGCCGGATTATATATCTAAATACAAAAAGTTAAAATCCGTATTTAAGTATGGATTTTAGCTTTTTTTGTATATATTTGTAACCTGACCGTAATGACTGATTGATGTTCAAATCAGCCTTGTCAAACCCAATTTGTAGTTGTTAAACCAATTGTTATCTTTTTGAATGCAGATGTCACATATAAAATATATCTTACCTGTATTGGCTTCGGCGCTGTTGTCTGTAGCCTGTGATAACTCAAGATATGATGATGGCGATGAGCCTGATTACCCTCCTGTGCTGCCTAAGAACTATTATATAAGTCCGTCCTGTACCGATGCCATGATACAGGTCTCGGCTACTTCCGGCAAAGGCATTAAATCGGTTCTTGGTTCAGGCTACGATGTCACCGGATCTTTTCTTTCGCCCTCCTCTATGCGACAGCCTGTGATAGACATCGATAAGATGTCCGACGGGGCGGTCTCGATTTTTGCCGGTACGGCATCTGGCAGCGGTGAATATTATGCAGGGGAAAATGCAAGAGAATTTCTCCGCGACATAATGTCATCTATGGGAATGGACGTATCATCCTCAAATCCGTCATATGGTTTTGTCGGAACTCTGACAGAGAGCGGACACATGAACGACACTTATATCATGCGTGTCGTATGGGGGCAGACCTCCGTTGGACATTTCAATACGTTGAAACATAGGCTCTATGAAGCGCTTAGCGACGGATTTAGGACTGATTTGAAAGAGTTGTCGCCGAATGAACTTGTCGATAAATATGGTACTCATATAATATCACGTGCAAAGATGGGTTTTGCCGTGCGTCAGCTTTATCATGCCTATGTGCATAAAGAAGATGTTATGTCGTCTGCATACGATGGATTTAAAGCCACGCTTGAGAAACTGTCAAAAGATGGTTATCCGTGGCAGTCTCTTTCACGTATATATTTAAATTTAAGAAATTTCGGAGCTACGTTGTCAATGGAGTTTTGTGGCGGCGATCCTTTGGCTGTCCGATATGATACGGTCAACGGATATGTGACGGGGCTTGATGAATGGCAGGCATCGGTCTGTAATGAAAATTCTGCAATGATACTTCTCGACAAAGATGATCTCATACCTCTCCACGCTGCAATCGAAGATGAGACACTGCGTTCGGCTGTAAGTTCTGTGATTGCCGGTCATATAAAGAATGTGTGGGATGTATGTTCGTCGAAGGCAAGCGTCAGGATTCTGTTTCAGCATACGGATGGCATACGGTATCGTTATGTAAGCGATGATAGACTTTCAGAAAATCTTACAAACGGAGGGATGCCGTTCCACGGTGTATTGGGTGCGGTGTATAATAGAGAGCAGCCTGCCACTGCGGTTCTCTACAGCAACAGGCTTTCAGAAGATGTCTACCGTCTGTCGCTTGACAGGGGCGAGGACTGGTCGATTATCGGTTATGTGTTTCAGAAACCGGTGGCTGACTGCATCGTTCTTCAGGAGATAAGTGACGGAAGCCGTTATGCCTATACAATAGAAGAAGGCGATAGATTTGGAATAAACGGCGAATGGCATTCGACCGGTGTCGAATTTTACTTATTGCGACCTTGATTTTCCAGATGGAAGGATATCAGTGAGTCCATCGGATTCTTCAGGATATTCCCAATCGTATATCCGAGTGTAACGGCAGCCGAACGGAGCTGATCGGCGAAATGGTGGGCAACCGAGCCGGTGAAATGTACAGGCAGGGAGTGAGCCGTCGGATAGGCGCTGACATTGAATCTGAAGAAACGTATGAATTCACCTACCACGAAGTCTTCAATCTCTTTTTCGCTTATATTCTCCGACAGAAACGGGACAAATGACGCGAGATAGGCATTCGGACGCTCACCGCGATAGACGTGTGTGATTATCTGACTGATGTCGTCCTCCGGGAAACGCCATTGAAATTTATCGGATATCTTTTTTGAGAAACCGCCTTTGAAAACCATTCCGATGAGCCGTCGGCCGAGTACAGCGCCACTGCCCTCGTCGCCAAGGATGAATCCTAACGGTGATACATGGTCCGTGATTTTAGTGCCGTCATAGTAGCATGAATTTGAGCCAGTCCCGAGTATACAGGCTATTCCTTTGTTTCGACCGCAAAGGGCTTGTGCTGCCCCAAGCATATCACTTTCGGCATGACATGTCTCCGCATGAAAAATCTCAGACAGTGTCTTGGCGACTGTGACCTTGCGCTCTCCGGCACAACCTGCACCGTAATAAAATATTTCATCAACCCCTTGGGCCTCGGCATAAAGTGCCGGTGCTTCGTCATGGAGCATATCGACAAGAGTCTGTGTGTCGGCATGGGCTGCATTATGTCCTCGTGTGGATGTGCGCAGTAGTGTAGTGCCGTCAGAATCAATGAGAGCCCACTCTATTTTAGTGCCTCCTGCATCGGCTATAAGTATCATATTGAATATCGGTTTGGTTTAGTGTGGGATGAGGTTACCGGTAGAGGTAGTAGATTTCACTTCTGCTCTTGAAACTGTCGATATCCTTGTTCCAGAACGGTGAGAGGTCGGCAACATTGTAGCTGCGGGTGAAAAGTTCCCGGACTTTTGGCGAACCGCACACTTTATCAAACATGTTGATACGCGACTGTGTGGCTTTGTCAAATGCCTTCTGATTAGGATACATTGCCGCAAGTTCCTGCATTATATAGAACTGTATGAGTGACAAAGGTGCTTTTTCCTTGTCGGTGACATAGATCTCAACACCGTTTAGATTTTCGCCTTTATATAAAGCATAAAACGGCTTGTAGTAGAGCGGGCGGAATTCTACTCCGGGGATATTGAGCGCTGTCAGTCTCTCGGAAAGGGTTTGAGCGTCGATCCACGGTGCGCCTGCGAGCTTGAACGGGAGTGTATAGCCAACGCCGATTGACACATAGTCAAGTTCGCCCATAATGCCTGTTGCCGGATAGAGAATCGATGTCGAAGGGTCAGGAATATGCGGTGACGGGAGCACCCAAGGCATACCAGTCTCGGCAAATGTCATCGAGCGATGCCATCCTTCCATCGGAATTACTTCAAGCTTGGCCTTCACACCGTTTTTCAGCAAGCCTTCGTCGTTGAGGAAACGGGCGAGTTCGCCGGGGGTAAGTCCGTAGATATAAGGTATTGGATATTGGCTAACGAATGAACGTGACGCAGGTTCGACTAGATTGCCTTCGACCTTGTTTCCGCCCAGTGGATTCGGACGGTCAAGAACCATGAATTCTTTCCCGTTTTCGGCAGCGGCCTCCATCGCAAGGCCCATAGTCGAGATGAATGTGTAGCTTCGTGTGCCTATGTCCTGAATGTCATAGACAAGCACATCCACATTTTTTAGCATTTCGGCTGTCGGTTTCCTCGTTTTACCGTGGAGGGAGAATACCTGTACTCCTGTTTTCGCATCTGTCTCATTGGCAACCGATGCCCCTGCCACATAGTTGCCTCTGACTCCGTGTTCGGGTGCGAAAAGCGCCGTAAGTTTTACTTCAGGAGCTTCAGCAAGAATGTCGATGGTAGACTTGAGTTTATTGTCGATTCCTGTCGGATTGGTTATAAGGCCGACACGTTTGCCTTTAAGAGCTTCGAATCCGCTTTGACGCAGCACTTCGATGCCCGGACGGACGGCCTCATTGTCCGCAAGTCGGGTTTTGGATGTGAAATTGCGGTTGTCACTGGCTGTCGCTACGTTATCACCGCTTATTTCAGTTGTGTTGTTCCCGCAGCTTATGGCTGCGAGCGAGAGTAGTATGGCTGAAAACAGAGTTGTCATTTTTATTTTTTGCATGGCCGGAAAGAGAGTGGCAGGGGTTAGAAATTTCAGAATTATATAGTCTGAATTAGACAGTATTTGATATTAGTAACAAATCAAGAGAGTATAATTCCTGTTGATGGCTGTTCCCAAGTTACACTTTCTTTCCGAATTCGGGGTTGATTTTTATGAGATAAGTGACACCTATTGTGGCGATGCAGCATATCATTGTCCAGATAAAGAAATTCTGATAGCCTATTGTTTCCTGGATCCAGCCGGCTGCCATTCCCGGCAACATCATGCCGAGAGCCATGAATCCGGTGCAGATACTGTAGTGGGCCGTGCGGTGTCGTCCTTCGGAAAAATATATAAGATAGAGCATATAGGCGGTGAAACCGAATCCATAGCCGAACTGTTCGATAAACACGCAGACGTTCACTACTGTAAGTGACGGCTCATCGGCGAAACTGAGATAGACGAATGTCAGGCACGTTAGCGACATGCTCCATGCCATTGGACGCAGCCAGAATTTCAGCCCTCGACGGGCGGCAGTTATGCCGCCGATGATTCCACCTAATGTCAGGCCGATGATTCCGACCGTACCGTAGACGATGCCTACCTGACCGGTCGACAGGCCGAGTCCGCCTGCGGACGGAGGGTCGAGAAGGAATGGATTGATGAGCTTCACCAGCTGGGCCTCTGGAAGACGGTAGAGCAACATGAATACTATTGCAACTCCGACCTGCTTTTTGCGGAAAAATTCCGCAAAAACAGTTATGAATTCACGCCATACGTCGTTTGCTATAGCGAGCTGGCGTGAGGATGTTTGTTCGACTTTAGGAAGTATGCGGCTATGGTAGAGTGCGAAAGACAGGAACATGACAGACAGAATGCCGAACACTACCGACCATGCGAACGGAATGTCGCCGGATGAATCTTCGATCGCTCCGGCAAGAATCACAAGCAGTCCTTGGCCCGCGACTGTGGCAATACGGTAGAATGTCGAACGTATGCCGACATAGAGTGATTGCTGGTGTTCGGTCAGGGCGAGCATATAATAGCCGTCGGCTGCGATGTCGTGTGTGGCCGATGTGAAACCGACAAGCCAGAAGATCGCAAGTGTCAGAGAAAAGAAAAATGATGTCGGCAACGCGAATGCAATCCCTGCGAATGCTATTCCTATGAGCCACTGCATGGTTATTGTCCAGTGGCGTTTAGTGCTTATGATGTCGACAAATGGACTCCAGAACGGTTTTATCACCCAAGGCAGATAGAGCCAGCCTGTATAGAGTGCGATGTCGGTATTTGATAGTCCAAGCCGCTTATACATTATGACTGAAATTGTCATGACCGCGACATAAGGCAGCCCCTGTGCGAAATATAGTGTGGGAATCCAAGCCCACGGATTGCGGGCGGACGCAACTGTTTTTGAATCTGCTTTCATCGGCTAATAGAGTTTTGTGATTGAAGCGTCAGCATAATAATGACGTAATATTTCATCGTAGGAGTAGCCTCGTTCACCCATTATAGCGGCTCCTATCTGACAAAGACCCACGCCATGACCCCATCCGGCACCGTGGAGAGTGAAACCGGTGGGTATTCCGTCAGCATCAGGGCTGTGGGGCTCGACAGCAAATGCGGAACTGTAAAGGTGTGTGTCGGACAGTGCACGGCGTATCAGTAGTTCCTTACCGATTATAAGCTCACATTTTGAACCTACAATCTTTAATTCACGGATGCGTCCTGATGTCCCGCGAGAGAGTGGAACGAGCGCGAGTATAGCCCCGAAATCCGTGTTGAGCCGTGTGGCAAGCAGTGTGGAAATCTTTTCTTGAGTCAGTTCAACGGTCCATCGGTAGAAGTCGGGGGTTTCCATATCGTAACCGTTCATCACCTGTGAAAGCACCATTCTATCAGTCGTATTGCAAAATGCCTCAGGATTGTTTAAAATCCATTGACGGGCATTTTCTTCTTCGGTAAGGT is part of the Duncaniella dubosii genome and encodes:
- a CDS encoding 5-formyltetrahydrofolate cyclo-ligase produces the protein MKKDDIRRSVKARKTLLSDDDKFSAAEKVFGLLEQTADFLLADRILMYHSLPDELSTHEFIRKWCGRKHFYLPRVNGVNLEILPYDESRLALGSFHIEEPTGNDMSAIDDIEMIVVPAVAYDRSGNRVGRGKGYYDRLLADSRARKVGVAYDFQLVDEIDSEPHDVRVDVVITESNHIIIRKR
- a CDS encoding MACPF domain-containing protein, with the protein product MSHIKYILPVLASALLSVACDNSRYDDGDEPDYPPVLPKNYYISPSCTDAMIQVSATSGKGIKSVLGSGYDVTGSFLSPSSMRQPVIDIDKMSDGAVSIFAGTASGSGEYYAGENAREFLRDIMSSMGMDVSSSNPSYGFVGTLTESGHMNDTYIMRVVWGQTSVGHFNTLKHRLYEALSDGFRTDLKELSPNELVDKYGTHIISRAKMGFAVRQLYHAYVHKEDVMSSAYDGFKATLEKLSKDGYPWQSLSRIYLNLRNFGATLSMEFCGGDPLAVRYDTVNGYVTGLDEWQASVCNENSAMILLDKDDLIPLHAAIEDETLRSAVSSVIAGHIKNVWDVCSSKASVRILFQHTDGIRYRYVSDDRLSENLTNGGMPFHGVLGAVYNREQPATAVLYSNRLSEDVYRLSLDRGEDWSIIGYVFQKPVADCIVLQEISDGSRYAYTIEEGDRFGINGEWHSTGVEFYLLRP
- a CDS encoding BadF/BadG/BcrA/BcrD ATPase family protein; amino-acid sequence: MILIADAGGTKIEWALIDSDGTTLLRTSTRGHNAAHADTQTLVDMLHDEAPALYAEAQGVDEIFYYGAGCAGERKVTVAKTLSEIFHAETCHAESDMLGAAQALCGRNKGIACILGTGSNSCYYDGTKITDHVSPLGFILGDEGSGAVLGRRLIGMVFKGGFSKKISDKFQWRFPEDDISQIITHVYRGERPNAYLASFVPFLSENISEKEIEDFVVGEFIRFFRFNVSAYPTAHSLPVHFTGSVAHHFADQLRSAAVTLGYTIGNILKNPMDSLISFHLENQGRNK
- a CDS encoding exo-beta-N-acetylmuramidase NamZ family protein; this translates as MQKIKMTTLFSAILLSLAAISCGNNTTEISGDNVATASDNRNFTSKTRLADNEAVRPGIEVLRQSGFEALKGKRVGLITNPTGIDNKLKSTIDILAEAPEVKLTALFAPEHGVRGNYVAGASVANETDAKTGVQVFSLHGKTRKPTAEMLKNVDVLVYDIQDIGTRSYTFISTMGLAMEAAAENGKEFMVLDRPNPLGGNKVEGNLVEPASRSFVSQYPIPYIYGLTPGELARFLNDEGLLKNGVKAKLEVIPMEGWHRSMTFAETGMPWVLPSPHIPDPSTSILYPATGIMGELDYVSIGVGYTLPFKLAGAPWIDAQTLSERLTALNIPGVEFRPLYYKPFYALYKGENLNGVEIYVTDKEKAPLSLIQFYIMQELAAMYPNQKAFDKATQSRINMFDKVCGSPKVRELFTRSYNVADLSPFWNKDIDSFKSRSEIYYLYR
- a CDS encoding MFS transporter, translating into MKADSKTVASARNPWAWIPTLYFAQGLPYVAVMTISVIMYKRLGLSNTDIALYTGWLYLPWVIKPFWSPFVDIISTKRHWTITMQWLIGIAFAGIAFALPTSFFFSLTLAIFWLVGFTSATHDIAADGYYMLALTEHQQSLYVGIRSTFYRIATVAGQGLLVILAGAIEDSSGDIPFAWSVVFGILSVMFLSFALYHSRILPKVEQTSSRQLAIANDVWREFITVFAEFFRKKQVGVAIVFMLLYRLPEAQLVKLINPFLLDPPSAGGLGLSTGQVGIVYGTVGIIGLTLGGIIGGITAARRGLKFWLRPMAWSMSLTCLTFVYLSFADEPSLTVVNVCVFIEQFGYGFGFTAYMLYLIYFSEGRHRTAHYSICTGFMALGMMLPGMAAGWIQETIGYQNFFIWTMICCIATIGVTYLIKINPEFGKKV